The following are encoded together in the Pseudomonas xantholysinigenes genome:
- a CDS encoding DUF3077 domain-containing protein, translating into MTTDNTPTTVGKTKFYQGEGMTDPLFCIEPGIPCQHARDQASELMGCVRDLTITGIMEEKPQLLWASYYLSALAKALMDDAELGMKH; encoded by the coding sequence ATGACCACAGACAACACCCCCACCACCGTCGGCAAGACCAAGTTCTACCAGGGCGAAGGCATGACCGACCCGCTGTTCTGCATCGAACCCGGCATCCCATGCCAGCACGCCCGCGACCAGGCGTCAGAGCTGATGGGCTGCGTACGCGACCTGACCATCACCGGGATCATGGAGGAAAAGCCCCAGCTGCTCTGGGCGTCGTATTACCTGAGCGCCCTGGCCAAGGCGCTGATGGATGATGCCGAGCTAGGCATGAAGCATTGA
- a CDS encoding acyl-CoA dehydrogenase, with protein MSEQLLSPRNLAFELYEVLDAEALTQRPRFAEHSRETFDAALTTARTIAEKYFAPHNRKGDENEPRYVNGRAELIPEVKPAVDAFLEAGFLNANRDFEVGGMQLPSLVSQACFAHFQAANAGTTAYPFLTMGAANLIESFGSDEQQRLFLQPMIEGRYFGTMALTEPHAGSSLADIRTRAEPAGDGTYRLKGNKIFISGGDHELSENIVHMVLAKLPDAPPGVKGISLFIVPKYLVNADGSLGPRNDVLLAGLFHKMGWRGTTSTALNFGDNGQCVGYLVGQPHQGLACMFQMMNEARIGVGMGAVMLGYAGYLYSLEYARQRPQGRLPDNKDPHSPAVPIIEHSDVKRMLLAQKAYVEGAFDLGLYAARLFDDTHTAADADVRRQALELLDLLTPIVKSWPSAFCLKANELAIQILGGHGYTREYPVEQYYRDNRLNPIHEGTEGIQSLDLLGRKLAQNNGAGLKQLIRLMAGTCERASHHPNLDPLRQPLEHLINRLQSVTLALLGDLTAGKVAGALANSALYLKVFGHCVIGWRWLEQAIHAEVGLLKGSDRDFYLGKFQAARYFLTWEVPGCHNDLALLEARDDTCLAMQDGWF; from the coding sequence ATGTCCGAGCAACTCCTCAGCCCCCGCAACCTCGCCTTCGAACTTTACGAAGTCCTCGACGCCGAGGCCCTGACCCAGCGCCCGCGCTTCGCCGAGCACAGCCGCGAGACCTTCGACGCGGCGCTGACCACCGCCCGCACCATTGCCGAAAAGTACTTCGCCCCGCACAACCGCAAGGGCGATGAAAACGAGCCGCGCTACGTGAACGGCCGTGCCGAGCTGATCCCTGAGGTGAAACCGGCCGTAGACGCCTTCCTCGAAGCAGGCTTTCTCAACGCCAACCGCGACTTCGAAGTCGGCGGCATGCAACTGCCCAGCCTGGTATCGCAAGCCTGCTTCGCCCACTTCCAAGCCGCCAACGCTGGCACCACGGCCTACCCGTTCCTGACCATGGGCGCGGCCAACCTGATCGAGAGCTTCGGCAGCGACGAACAGCAACGCCTGTTCCTGCAACCGATGATCGAGGGCCGCTACTTCGGCACCATGGCCCTGACCGAGCCCCATGCCGGCTCGTCGCTGGCCGACATCCGCACCCGCGCCGAACCCGCAGGCGACGGCACCTACCGGCTCAAGGGCAACAAGATCTTCATCTCCGGCGGCGACCACGAGCTTTCGGAGAACATCGTGCACATGGTCCTGGCCAAGCTGCCGGACGCGCCGCCCGGGGTGAAGGGCATCTCGCTGTTCATCGTGCCCAAGTACCTGGTCAACGCCGACGGCAGCCTGGGGCCGCGCAACGATGTACTGCTGGCCGGACTGTTCCACAAGATGGGCTGGCGCGGCACCACCTCCACCGCGCTGAACTTCGGCGACAACGGCCAGTGCGTCGGCTACCTGGTGGGCCAGCCGCACCAGGGCCTGGCCTGCATGTTCCAGATGATGAACGAGGCGCGCATCGGCGTCGGCATGGGCGCGGTGATGCTGGGCTACGCCGGTTACCTCTATTCGCTGGAGTACGCCCGCCAACGTCCCCAGGGCCGCCTGCCGGACAACAAGGACCCGCACAGCCCCGCCGTGCCGATCATCGAGCACAGCGATGTGAAGCGCATGTTGCTGGCACAGAAGGCCTACGTGGAGGGCGCTTTCGATCTTGGCCTGTACGCGGCCCGGCTGTTCGATGACACCCACACCGCCGCGGATGCAGATGTACGCCGGCAAGCCCTTGAACTGCTCGACCTGCTCACCCCTATCGTCAAGTCCTGGCCTTCGGCGTTCTGCCTGAAAGCCAACGAACTGGCGATCCAGATCCTTGGCGGCCACGGCTACACCCGCGAGTACCCGGTCGAGCAGTACTACCGCGACAACCGCCTCAACCCGATCCACGAAGGCACCGAGGGCATCCAGTCCCTTGACCTGCTCGGACGCAAACTGGCACAGAACAACGGCGCCGGACTCAAGCAACTGATCCGCCTGATGGCCGGCACCTGCGAGCGCGCCAGCCATCACCCGAACCTCGATCCGTTGCGCCAACCCCTGGAACACCTGATCAACCGCCTGCAGAGCGTGACCCTTGCCCTGCTCGGCGACCTGACCGCCGGCAAGGTCGCCGGCGCGCTGGCCAACTCGGCACTGTACCTCAAGGTGTTCGGCCACTGCGTGATCGGCTGGCGTTGGCTGGAACAGGCCATCCATGCCGAGGTCGGCCTGCTCAAGGGCAGCGATCGCGACTTCTACCTGGGCAAGTTCCAGGCCGCGCGTTATTTCCTCACCTGGGAAGTGCCGGGCTGCCATAATGACCTCGCTTTGCTCGAGGCCCGCGACGATACGTGCCTTGCCATGCAAGACGGGTGGTTCTAA
- a CDS encoding TldD/PmbA family protein → MFDSSTLLRQRFAALRSTAELFSLRHVKQSHQSLSVRRNVAEPPFFSQDEGAMLTVRVNGVEAYAATADLSQAGLQRALEQAETLARRIKASSLLDLSDQPAPSERHDHVSPHFEQPLPNLADCLDLLAAESASVPKDERLVDWQASLGISVVEQTYLNSAGAELRHAQRFVYPGLGVTASDGQDSQSRSLGRENFGQQGGFEVIERCGLVGAARRVADEALQLLLAPNTPSGRRDLLLMPDQMMLQIHESIGHPLELDRILGDERNYAGTSFVKASDFGHLQYGSKLLNVTFDPTIREELASYSFDDDGTPASKQFLIRDGLLVRPLGGALSQQRSGLDGVANSRACGWNRAPIDRMANLNVEPGDQSLEQLVSGIEHGILMRTNRSWSIDDARNKFQFGCEWGQLIENGELKGVVKNPNYRGISADFWRNLSAVGDSSTFQVLGTPNCGKGEPNQVVRVGHASPACVFRQIDVFGGDA, encoded by the coding sequence ATGTTCGACTCCAGCACCCTGCTGCGCCAGCGCTTCGCCGCGCTGCGCAGCACGGCCGAACTGTTCTCGCTTCGCCATGTGAAGCAATCGCACCAGTCACTGTCGGTACGGCGCAACGTCGCCGAGCCGCCCTTCTTCAGCCAGGATGAAGGCGCCATGCTCACCGTGCGGGTGAATGGCGTCGAGGCCTACGCGGCCACCGCCGACCTGTCCCAGGCTGGCCTGCAACGCGCCCTGGAACAAGCCGAGACACTGGCCCGACGGATCAAGGCCAGCAGCCTGCTCGACCTGAGCGACCAGCCAGCCCCAAGCGAGCGCCACGACCATGTCTCGCCCCACTTCGAGCAGCCCCTGCCCAACCTTGCAGACTGCCTGGACCTGCTGGCCGCCGAATCGGCCAGCGTGCCCAAGGACGAACGCCTGGTGGACTGGCAGGCCAGCCTGGGCATCAGTGTGGTCGAGCAGACTTACCTGAACTCCGCCGGCGCCGAGCTGCGCCATGCCCAGCGCTTCGTCTACCCGGGCCTGGGCGTCACCGCCAGCGACGGCCAGGACAGCCAGAGCCGCAGCCTGGGCCGGGAGAACTTCGGCCAGCAGGGCGGCTTCGAGGTGATCGAGCGCTGCGGTCTGGTCGGCGCGGCCCGCCGGGTGGCCGATGAGGCGCTGCAACTGCTGCTGGCGCCCAACACGCCGAGCGGCCGCCGCGACCTGCTGCTGATGCCCGACCAGATGATGCTGCAGATCCACGAGTCCATCGGTCACCCGCTGGAGCTGGACCGAATCCTCGGCGATGAGCGCAACTACGCCGGTACCAGCTTCGTCAAAGCCAGCGACTTCGGCCATCTGCAATACGGCTCGAAGCTGCTCAACGTGACCTTCGACCCGACTATTCGCGAGGAACTGGCCAGCTACAGCTTCGATGACGACGGCACCCCGGCCAGCAAGCAGTTCCTGATCCGCGACGGCCTGCTGGTGCGCCCCCTGGGCGGCGCCCTGTCGCAGCAGCGTTCAGGCCTGGACGGCGTGGCCAACAGCCGCGCCTGCGGCTGGAACCGCGCGCCGATCGACCGCATGGCCAACCTCAATGTCGAGCCAGGCGACCAGTCGCTTGAGCAACTTGTCAGTGGCATTGAGCACGGCATCCTGATGCGCACCAACCGCTCCTGGTCGATCGACGATGCGCGCAACAAGTTCCAGTTTGGCTGCGAGTGGGGACAGTTGATCGAAAACGGCGAGCTCAAGGGCGTGGTGAAGAACCCGAACTACCGGGGCATCTCCGCCGACTTCTGGCGCAACCTCTCGGCCGTGGGCGACAGCAGCACCTTCCAGGTACTCGGCACACCCAACTGCGGCAAGGGCGAGCCCAACCAGGTGGTGCGCGTCGGCCATGCCTCGCCGGCCTGCGTGTTCCGCCAGATCGACGTATTCGGGGGAGACGCCTGA
- a CDS encoding TldD/PmbA family protein produces the protein MGSLYQQRFANLLDSLNAAVQAGEQFTLGYSAEHSQFVRFNHAKVRQAGLVSQASVHLRLVREGRQAEQQITLGDDAELDQRRLHDALAQLRQTLPLLAVDPYLNLDDSAWHSHSLLEQPLPELDEVLALVEREAADLDLVGIYAAGPICRGFASSFGAFGWHQANSFNFDWSLFHANGQAVKANYAGQAWSAEAFAARLRQAREQLAHLGRPAITLEPGSYRAYLAPAAMDEIAGMLCWGGFSAQALATGNSPLQRLYSGDAQLSPQVSFSEQISGSLSPAFSDEGSPRRDLLLIGEGRGLERLVSARSAAEFKLVANGADSHESPCALSLAPGNLPNAQILERLGTGLYISNLWYLNYSDLPAARMTGLTRFATFWVENGQIQGPVSTMRFDDSLYNLLGSQLEDLTQEREMILSTSTYGQRSTGSSHLPGALVKGLTLTL, from the coding sequence ATGGGCAGCCTGTACCAGCAACGCTTCGCAAACCTGCTCGACAGCCTGAACGCCGCCGTGCAAGCGGGCGAGCAGTTCACCCTCGGCTACAGCGCCGAACATTCGCAGTTCGTGCGCTTCAACCATGCCAAGGTGCGCCAGGCCGGGCTGGTCAGCCAGGCCAGCGTGCACCTGCGGCTAGTGCGCGAAGGGCGCCAGGCCGAGCAGCAGATCACCCTGGGCGACGATGCCGAGCTCGACCAGCGGCGTCTGCACGACGCCCTGGCGCAATTGCGCCAGACCTTGCCATTGCTGGCGGTGGATCCCTACCTGAACCTCGATGACAGCGCCTGGCACAGCCATAGCCTGCTGGAGCAGCCATTGCCCGAGCTGGACGAAGTGCTGGCCCTGGTCGAGCGCGAAGCCGCTGACCTGGACCTGGTCGGCATCTATGCCGCCGGCCCCATCTGCCGGGGCTTCGCCAGTTCCTTCGGGGCCTTCGGCTGGCACCAGGCCAACAGCTTCAACTTCGACTGGAGCCTGTTCCACGCCAACGGCCAGGCGGTCAAGGCCAACTATGCCGGACAGGCCTGGAGCGCCGAGGCCTTCGCCGCGCGCCTGCGCCAGGCCCGCGAACAGCTGGCGCACCTCGGGCGCCCGGCCATCACCCTCGAGCCCGGCAGCTACCGCGCCTACCTGGCGCCGGCGGCGATGGACGAGATTGCCGGCATGCTCTGCTGGGGCGGTTTCTCCGCGCAGGCCCTGGCCACCGGCAACAGCCCGCTGCAGCGCCTGTACAGCGGCGACGCGCAACTGAGCCCGCAGGTGAGCTTCAGCGAGCAGATCAGCGGTTCGCTCAGCCCGGCGTTCTCCGACGAAGGCTCGCCCCGCCGCGACCTGCTGCTGATCGGTGAAGGGCGTGGCCTGGAGCGGCTGGTGAGCGCGCGCAGCGCCGCCGAGTTCAAGCTCGTGGCCAACGGCGCCGACAGCCACGAATCGCCCTGCGCGCTGAGCCTGGCGCCGGGCAATCTGCCCAACGCACAGATCCTCGAGCGCCTCGGCACTGGCCTGTACATCAGCAACCTCTGGTACCTGAACTATTCGGACCTGCCAGCAGCACGCATGACCGGGCTGACCCGCTTCGCCACTTTCTGGGTGGAGAACGGGCAGATCCAAGGGCCGGTGAGCACCATGCGTTTCGACGATAGCCTGTACAACCTGCTGGGCAGCCAGCTGGAGGACCTGACCCAGGAGCGCGAGATGATCCTCTCGACCAGCACCTACGGGCAGCGCAGCACCGGGTCGAGCCATCTGCCAGGGGCGTTGGTCAAAGGGCTGACCCTGACATTGTGA
- the mdtD gene encoding multidrug transporter subunit MdtD: MPDRAPLDPVTARWIPWVVAIAFFMQSLDGTILNTALPAMARSLAEDPLRMQGVIIAYMLTVALLIPASGWIADRFGTKRIFFSAILLFSFGSLLCAMANSLGFLIFARVVQGLGGALMLPVGRLVVLRAYPRSELVRIMSFITIPGLLGPLLGPTLGGWLVEILTWHWIFLLNLPVGALGCYAVWKFIPDLRGAERTRFDTPGFLLFGAAMVLITIAMEGLGELHLPHLRVMLLLFAGMACLAAYWLRAGRDPEPLFSPSLFRVRTFAIGILGNLFARLGSGALPFLVPLLLQVALGYSPAQAGMSMIPLAAAAMLAKSIARPLIERLGYRIVLTGNTLLLGLLLASLGLVDEQTPYAVLLVQLALLGAVNSMQFTAMNTVTLIDLDDASASSGNSLLSVVAQLSLSLGVACAGALLGGFTAAGSGDGVESTLGAFQLTFVTIGVMAMLAAAIFLQLAPTDGRRARRPEEHVES, translated from the coding sequence ATGCCCGACCGTGCCCCGCTGGACCCTGTAACCGCCCGCTGGATCCCCTGGGTGGTGGCCATCGCCTTCTTCATGCAGTCGCTGGACGGCACCATCCTCAACACCGCGCTGCCGGCCATGGCCCGCTCCCTGGCCGAAGACCCACTGCGCATGCAGGGGGTGATCATCGCCTACATGCTCACCGTGGCCCTGCTGATCCCGGCCTCGGGCTGGATCGCCGACCGTTTCGGCACCAAGCGCATCTTCTTCAGCGCCATCCTGCTGTTCAGCTTCGGTTCACTGCTGTGTGCCATGGCCAACAGCCTGGGTTTCCTGATCTTCGCCCGGGTGGTGCAGGGCCTGGGCGGGGCGCTGATGCTGCCGGTAGGCCGGCTGGTAGTGCTGCGCGCCTACCCGCGCAGCGAACTGGTGCGCATCATGAGCTTCATCACCATCCCCGGCCTGCTCGGCCCGCTACTCGGCCCAACCCTCGGCGGCTGGCTGGTGGAGATCCTGACCTGGCACTGGATCTTCCTGCTCAACCTGCCGGTGGGCGCCTTGGGCTGCTATGCCGTGTGGAAGTTCATCCCCGACCTGCGCGGCGCCGAACGCACCCGTTTCGATACCCCGGGCTTTTTGCTGTTCGGCGCGGCGATGGTGCTGATCACCATCGCCATGGAGGGCCTGGGCGAACTGCACCTGCCGCACCTGCGGGTGATGCTGTTGCTGTTCGCCGGCATGGCCTGCCTGGCCGCCTATTGGCTGCGCGCCGGGCGTGATCCGGAGCCTTTGTTCTCACCCTCGCTGTTCCGCGTACGCACATTCGCCATCGGCATTCTCGGCAACCTGTTCGCCCGCCTGGGCAGTGGTGCCCTGCCCTTCCTCGTGCCCTTGCTGTTGCAGGTGGCGCTGGGCTATTCGCCGGCCCAGGCCGGCATGAGCATGATCCCGCTGGCGGCGGCGGCGATGCTCGCCAAATCCATCGCCAGGCCGCTGATCGAGCGTCTGGGCTACCGCATCGTGCTGACCGGCAACACCCTGCTGCTGGGTCTGCTGCTGGCCAGCCTGGGGCTGGTAGACGAGCAGACGCCCTATGCCGTGCTGCTGGTGCAACTGGCGCTGCTGGGGGCGGTCAACTCGATGCAGTTCACGGCAATGAACACGGTGACCCTGATCGACCTCGACGATGCCAGCGCCAGCAGCGGCAATAGTCTGCTGTCGGTGGTCGCGCAACTGTCGCTGAGCCTGGGCGTGGCCTGCGCCGGCGCCTTGCTCGGCGGCTTCACCGCGGCCGGCAGCGGCGATGGCGTGGAGAGCACCTTGGGCGCCTTCCAGCTCACCTTCGTCACCATCGGCGTGATGGCCATGCTGGCGGCGGCGATCTTCCTGCAACTAGCGCCGACAGACGGAAGGCGCGCTCGTCGTCCGGAAGAGCACGTCGAGTCGTAG